In one window of Anser cygnoides isolate HZ-2024a breed goose chromosome 3, Taihu_goose_T2T_genome, whole genome shotgun sequence DNA:
- the RCOR3 gene encoding REST corepressor 3 isoform X2, which translates to MEKGPEPPWGKNRAAPSSAGRPSEPESGGDAHDVGMRVGAEYQARIPDFEPGATKYTDKDNGGMLVWSPYHSIPDAKLDEYIAIAKEKHGYNVEQALGMLFWHKHNIEKSLADLPNFTPFPDEWTVEDKVLFEQAFSFHGKSFHRIQQMLPDKTIASLVKYYYSWKKTRSRTSLMDRQARKLANRNNQGDSDDDVEEAHPMDGNDSDYDPKKEAKKEGNNEQPVQTSKIGLGRREYQSLQHRHHSQRSKCRPPKGMYLTQEDVIAVSCSPNAANTILRQLDMELISLKRQVQNAKQVNSALKQKMEGGIEEFKPPESNQKINARWTTEEQLLAVQGVRKYGKDFQAIADVIGNKTVGQVKNFFVNYRRRFNLEEVLQEWEAEQGTLASNGDASALGEDTKNTSNVPSGKSTDEEDEAQSTPTTQCLGPSPPAQASAPAPTAPMATLNQPPPLLRPALPAAPALHRQPPPLQQQARFIQPRPTLNQPPPPLIRPANSMPPRLNPRPVLTTVSGQQPPSLIGIQTESQSTLH; encoded by the exons GTGCCACAAAATATACTGATAAAGATAATGGAGGGATGCTCGTATGGTCTCCATATCATAGTATTCCAGATGCCAAGT TGGATGAATATATAGCaatagcaaaggaaaaacatggaTACAATGTGGAACAG gctCTCGGCATGTTGTTCTGGCATAAACACAATATTGAGAAGTCCCTTGCGGATCTCCCTAACTTCACTCCTTTCCCTGATGAATGGACAGTTGAAGATAAAGTCTTATTTGAACAAGCATTTAGCTTCCATGGAAAGAGCTTTCACAGGATCCAGCAAATG CTTCCAGACAAGACTATTGCGAGCCTTGTAAAATACTACTATTCTTGGAAAAAAACTCGCTCTAGGACAAGTTTGATGGATCGGCAGGCTCGAAAGCTAGCTAATAGAAATAATCAAGGTGACAG TGATGATGATGTAGAAGAAGCTCATCCAATGGATGGAAATGATAGCGATTATGACCCcaaaaaagaagccaaaaagGAG GGCAATAATGAGCAGCCTGTTCAGACCAGCAAAATAGGGCTGGGTAGAAGAGAGTATCAGAGCTTGCAGCATCGCCACCATTCTCAGCGTTCCAAATGCCGTCCACCAAAAGGCATGTACCTGACCCAGGAAGATGTGATAGCTGTTTCCTGTAGTCCCAATGCAGCCAACACAATTCTTAGACAGCTGGATATGGAACTAATCTCATTAAAGCGACAG GTTCAAAATGCTAAGCAAGTAAACAGTGCacttaaacagaaaatggaaggcGGGATTGAAGAATTCAAACCTCCTGAG TCTAATCAGAAAATCAATGCCCGTTGGACCACAGAAGAGCAGCTTCTTGCAGTACAAG GTGTCCGCAAATATGGTAAAGATTTTCAAGCTATTGCAGATGTAATTGGCAACAAGACTGTTGGCCAAGTGAAGAACTTCTTTGTAAACTACAGGCGTCGGTTTAACTTAGAGGAGGTATTGCAGGAATGGGAAGCGGAACAAGGAACCCTGGCTTCTAATGGTGATGCTTCTGCTTTAGGGGAGGACACAAAAAATACTTCTAATGTGCCATCAGGAAAGAGCACTGATGAAGAAGATGAG GCACAAAGCACTCCGACCACTCAGTGTTTAGGCCCTTCACCTCCAGCACAGgcatctgctccagcacctACCGCTCCCATGGCAACTTTAAATCAGCCACCCCCGTTACTTCGACCAGcgcttcctgctgctcctgcgcTCCATCGTCAGCCTCCGCCACTTCAACAACAGGCGCGATTTATTCAGCCAAGGCCAACTCTAAAtcagccccccccgccgctcaTCCGCCCAGCTAATTCCATGCCTCCTCGTCTAAACCCAAGGCCGGTGTTAACCACAGTTAGCGGCCAGCAACCACCCTCGCTTATTGGAATTCAGACAGAATCACAGTCCACTCTgcactga
- the RCOR3 gene encoding REST corepressor 3 isoform X1, with amino-acid sequence MEKGPEPPWGKNRAAPSSAGRPSEPESGGDAHDVGMRVGAEYQARIPDFEPGATKYTDKDNGGMLVWSPYHSIPDAKLDEYIAIAKEKHGYNVEQALGMLFWHKHNIEKSLADLPNFTPFPDEWTVEDKVLFEQAFSFHGKSFHRIQQMLPDKTIASLVKYYYSWKKTRSRTSLMDRQARKLANRNNQGDSDDDVEEAHPMDGNDSDYDPKKEAKKEVTDNLMGNNEQPVQTSKIGLGRREYQSLQHRHHSQRSKCRPPKGMYLTQEDVIAVSCSPNAANTILRQLDMELISLKRQVQNAKQVNSALKQKMEGGIEEFKPPESNQKINARWTTEEQLLAVQGVRKYGKDFQAIADVIGNKTVGQVKNFFVNYRRRFNLEEVLQEWEAEQGTLASNGDASALGEDTKNTSNVPSGKSTDEEDEAQSTPTTQCLGPSPPAQASAPAPTAPMATLNQPPPLLRPALPAAPALHRQPPPLQQQARFIQPRPTLNQPPPPLIRPANSMPPRLNPRPVLTTVSGQQPPSLIGIQTESQSTLH; translated from the exons GTGCCACAAAATATACTGATAAAGATAATGGAGGGATGCTCGTATGGTCTCCATATCATAGTATTCCAGATGCCAAGT TGGATGAATATATAGCaatagcaaaggaaaaacatggaTACAATGTGGAACAG gctCTCGGCATGTTGTTCTGGCATAAACACAATATTGAGAAGTCCCTTGCGGATCTCCCTAACTTCACTCCTTTCCCTGATGAATGGACAGTTGAAGATAAAGTCTTATTTGAACAAGCATTTAGCTTCCATGGAAAGAGCTTTCACAGGATCCAGCAAATG CTTCCAGACAAGACTATTGCGAGCCTTGTAAAATACTACTATTCTTGGAAAAAAACTCGCTCTAGGACAAGTTTGATGGATCGGCAGGCTCGAAAGCTAGCTAATAGAAATAATCAAGGTGACAG TGATGATGATGTAGAAGAAGCTCATCCAATGGATGGAAATGATAGCGATTATGACCCcaaaaaagaagccaaaaagGAGGTAACAGATAACTTAATG GGCAATAATGAGCAGCCTGTTCAGACCAGCAAAATAGGGCTGGGTAGAAGAGAGTATCAGAGCTTGCAGCATCGCCACCATTCTCAGCGTTCCAAATGCCGTCCACCAAAAGGCATGTACCTGACCCAGGAAGATGTGATAGCTGTTTCCTGTAGTCCCAATGCAGCCAACACAATTCTTAGACAGCTGGATATGGAACTAATCTCATTAAAGCGACAG GTTCAAAATGCTAAGCAAGTAAACAGTGCacttaaacagaaaatggaaggcGGGATTGAAGAATTCAAACCTCCTGAG TCTAATCAGAAAATCAATGCCCGTTGGACCACAGAAGAGCAGCTTCTTGCAGTACAAG GTGTCCGCAAATATGGTAAAGATTTTCAAGCTATTGCAGATGTAATTGGCAACAAGACTGTTGGCCAAGTGAAGAACTTCTTTGTAAACTACAGGCGTCGGTTTAACTTAGAGGAGGTATTGCAGGAATGGGAAGCGGAACAAGGAACCCTGGCTTCTAATGGTGATGCTTCTGCTTTAGGGGAGGACACAAAAAATACTTCTAATGTGCCATCAGGAAAGAGCACTGATGAAGAAGATGAG GCACAAAGCACTCCGACCACTCAGTGTTTAGGCCCTTCACCTCCAGCACAGgcatctgctccagcacctACCGCTCCCATGGCAACTTTAAATCAGCCACCCCCGTTACTTCGACCAGcgcttcctgctgctcctgcgcTCCATCGTCAGCCTCCGCCACTTCAACAACAGGCGCGATTTATTCAGCCAAGGCCAACTCTAAAtcagccccccccgccgctcaTCCGCCCAGCTAATTCCATGCCTCCTCGTCTAAACCCAAGGCCGGTGTTAACCACAGTTAGCGGCCAGCAACCACCCTCGCTTATTGGAATTCAGACAGAATCACAGTCCACTCTgcactga
- the RCOR3 gene encoding REST corepressor 3 isoform X5: MLFWHKHNIEKSLADLPNFTPFPDEWTVEDKVLFEQAFSFHGKSFHRIQQMLPDKTIASLVKYYYSWKKTRSRTSLMDRQARKLANRNNQGDSDDDVEEAHPMDGNDSDYDPKKEAKKEVTDNLMGNNEQPVQTSKIGLGRREYQSLQHRHHSQRSKCRPPKGMYLTQEDVIAVSCSPNAANTILRQLDMELISLKRQVQNAKQVNSALKQKMEGGIEEFKPPESNQKINARWTTEEQLLAVQGVRKYGKDFQAIADVIGNKTVGQVKNFFVNYRRRFNLEEVLQEWEAEQGTLASNGDASALGEDTKNTSNVPSGKSTDEEDEAQSTPTTQCLGPSPPAQASAPAPTAPMATLNQPPPLLRPALPAAPALHRQPPPLQQQARFIQPRPTLNQPPPPLIRPANSMPPRLNPRPVLTTVSGQQPPSLIGIQTESQSTLH, from the exons ATGTTGTTCTGGCATAAACACAATATTGAGAAGTCCCTTGCGGATCTCCCTAACTTCACTCCTTTCCCTGATGAATGGACAGTTGAAGATAAAGTCTTATTTGAACAAGCATTTAGCTTCCATGGAAAGAGCTTTCACAGGATCCAGCAAATG CTTCCAGACAAGACTATTGCGAGCCTTGTAAAATACTACTATTCTTGGAAAAAAACTCGCTCTAGGACAAGTTTGATGGATCGGCAGGCTCGAAAGCTAGCTAATAGAAATAATCAAGGTGACAG TGATGATGATGTAGAAGAAGCTCATCCAATGGATGGAAATGATAGCGATTATGACCCcaaaaaagaagccaaaaagGAGGTAACAGATAACTTAATG GGCAATAATGAGCAGCCTGTTCAGACCAGCAAAATAGGGCTGGGTAGAAGAGAGTATCAGAGCTTGCAGCATCGCCACCATTCTCAGCGTTCCAAATGCCGTCCACCAAAAGGCATGTACCTGACCCAGGAAGATGTGATAGCTGTTTCCTGTAGTCCCAATGCAGCCAACACAATTCTTAGACAGCTGGATATGGAACTAATCTCATTAAAGCGACAG GTTCAAAATGCTAAGCAAGTAAACAGTGCacttaaacagaaaatggaaggcGGGATTGAAGAATTCAAACCTCCTGAG TCTAATCAGAAAATCAATGCCCGTTGGACCACAGAAGAGCAGCTTCTTGCAGTACAAG GTGTCCGCAAATATGGTAAAGATTTTCAAGCTATTGCAGATGTAATTGGCAACAAGACTGTTGGCCAAGTGAAGAACTTCTTTGTAAACTACAGGCGTCGGTTTAACTTAGAGGAGGTATTGCAGGAATGGGAAGCGGAACAAGGAACCCTGGCTTCTAATGGTGATGCTTCTGCTTTAGGGGAGGACACAAAAAATACTTCTAATGTGCCATCAGGAAAGAGCACTGATGAAGAAGATGAG GCACAAAGCACTCCGACCACTCAGTGTTTAGGCCCTTCACCTCCAGCACAGgcatctgctccagcacctACCGCTCCCATGGCAACTTTAAATCAGCCACCCCCGTTACTTCGACCAGcgcttcctgctgctcctgcgcTCCATCGTCAGCCTCCGCCACTTCAACAACAGGCGCGATTTATTCAGCCAAGGCCAACTCTAAAtcagccccccccgccgctcaTCCGCCCAGCTAATTCCATGCCTCCTCGTCTAAACCCAAGGCCGGTGTTAACCACAGTTAGCGGCCAGCAACCACCCTCGCTTATTGGAATTCAGACAGAATCACAGTCCACTCTgcactga
- the RCOR3 gene encoding REST corepressor 3 isoform X3 has protein sequence MRVGAEYQARIPDFEPGATKYTDKDNGGMLVWSPYHSIPDAKLDEYIAIAKEKHGYNVEQALGMLFWHKHNIEKSLADLPNFTPFPDEWTVEDKVLFEQAFSFHGKSFHRIQQMLPDKTIASLVKYYYSWKKTRSRTSLMDRQARKLANRNNQGDSDDDVEEAHPMDGNDSDYDPKKEAKKEVTDNLMGNNEQPVQTSKIGLGRREYQSLQHRHHSQRSKCRPPKGMYLTQEDVIAVSCSPNAANTILRQLDMELISLKRQVQNAKQVNSALKQKMEGGIEEFKPPESNQKINARWTTEEQLLAVQGVRKYGKDFQAIADVIGNKTVGQVKNFFVNYRRRFNLEEVLQEWEAEQGTLASNGDASALGEDTKNTSNVPSGKSTDEEDEAQSTPTTQCLGPSPPAQASAPAPTAPMATLNQPPPLLRPALPAAPALHRQPPPLQQQARFIQPRPTLNQPPPPLIRPANSMPPRLNPRPVLTTVSGQQPPSLIGIQTESQSTLH, from the exons GTGCCACAAAATATACTGATAAAGATAATGGAGGGATGCTCGTATGGTCTCCATATCATAGTATTCCAGATGCCAAGT TGGATGAATATATAGCaatagcaaaggaaaaacatggaTACAATGTGGAACAG gctCTCGGCATGTTGTTCTGGCATAAACACAATATTGAGAAGTCCCTTGCGGATCTCCCTAACTTCACTCCTTTCCCTGATGAATGGACAGTTGAAGATAAAGTCTTATTTGAACAAGCATTTAGCTTCCATGGAAAGAGCTTTCACAGGATCCAGCAAATG CTTCCAGACAAGACTATTGCGAGCCTTGTAAAATACTACTATTCTTGGAAAAAAACTCGCTCTAGGACAAGTTTGATGGATCGGCAGGCTCGAAAGCTAGCTAATAGAAATAATCAAGGTGACAG TGATGATGATGTAGAAGAAGCTCATCCAATGGATGGAAATGATAGCGATTATGACCCcaaaaaagaagccaaaaagGAGGTAACAGATAACTTAATG GGCAATAATGAGCAGCCTGTTCAGACCAGCAAAATAGGGCTGGGTAGAAGAGAGTATCAGAGCTTGCAGCATCGCCACCATTCTCAGCGTTCCAAATGCCGTCCACCAAAAGGCATGTACCTGACCCAGGAAGATGTGATAGCTGTTTCCTGTAGTCCCAATGCAGCCAACACAATTCTTAGACAGCTGGATATGGAACTAATCTCATTAAAGCGACAG GTTCAAAATGCTAAGCAAGTAAACAGTGCacttaaacagaaaatggaaggcGGGATTGAAGAATTCAAACCTCCTGAG TCTAATCAGAAAATCAATGCCCGTTGGACCACAGAAGAGCAGCTTCTTGCAGTACAAG GTGTCCGCAAATATGGTAAAGATTTTCAAGCTATTGCAGATGTAATTGGCAACAAGACTGTTGGCCAAGTGAAGAACTTCTTTGTAAACTACAGGCGTCGGTTTAACTTAGAGGAGGTATTGCAGGAATGGGAAGCGGAACAAGGAACCCTGGCTTCTAATGGTGATGCTTCTGCTTTAGGGGAGGACACAAAAAATACTTCTAATGTGCCATCAGGAAAGAGCACTGATGAAGAAGATGAG GCACAAAGCACTCCGACCACTCAGTGTTTAGGCCCTTCACCTCCAGCACAGgcatctgctccagcacctACCGCTCCCATGGCAACTTTAAATCAGCCACCCCCGTTACTTCGACCAGcgcttcctgctgctcctgcgcTCCATCGTCAGCCTCCGCCACTTCAACAACAGGCGCGATTTATTCAGCCAAGGCCAACTCTAAAtcagccccccccgccgctcaTCCGCCCAGCTAATTCCATGCCTCCTCGTCTAAACCCAAGGCCGGTGTTAACCACAGTTAGCGGCCAGCAACCACCCTCGCTTATTGGAATTCAGACAGAATCACAGTCCACTCTgcactga